From a region of the Hymenobacter jejuensis genome:
- a CDS encoding TolB family protein, with amino-acid sequence MSLDNCRATLFSGPRLDYLANPNLPFILLSMRKALLISLLACVGVVPAMAQPTLPLLNQAPGNLHWYRLRTAHFQVLYPQGFEQAAQRTARRLEQVYLPVSASLERPPRRLSVVLQNQTTNSNGFATLTPRRTEFYTTPPQDPSLAGTLDWLDLLSVHEFRHIVQYEKALQGLSKLAYGVAGYGGLSLMTLGVPDWFFEGDAVGTETVLTRNGRGRIPNFDLGMRANLLAGRRFSYSKAVAGSYRDNVPNHYVLGYFLTTYAKRHTDPNVWSGVLNRYYNFPVYPFSFSNGLKQGTGLTVEKLYQRTLNDLDSTWHQQQQHLTLTPATAFRVAANPKIFTEYQYPQYVNDSTVLAVKTGLGDISQLVLLSRDGQERRAFVQGLVNDPGMLSVGGDKVCWPEYGLHTRWSQKIYSELRVLDLTTGHLTRLTTKSRYTAAALSPDGTKLIAVRSDSAYHNQLVVLDARTGQPQRVLPNPAGDFYQQPRWGADQRTVAVVTLKPAGKTIELVDTETGQRRAVLPVTNTNLSQPQPWGNYVLYSSPQSGIDNLYAVEISSGRAFQVSSRPLAAYHAAVSPDGQRLAFQDFRVEGSRVAEMPLVPAKWQPATNQPAAPVGYAEPLVNQDEGARLVGAVLPDSIPGTQPLPAERYRRLPHALNAFGWGLVQTPSGQGVTLGVRSQDLLSTTQAVAGVSYDQVERTTGYSADVSYQGWFPVLDAGFSGGQRRTNIPTADGFINDKWSYNRFTAGVRLPLALTRSKYQQTLSLGAYYSGEQVRGYDSRLRYRDQIGNNSLHALNYTLSYYHVLKQSYRDVAPRWGQVLSASFRNTPFSTGLQAQQWAVTGGMYFPGLLKHHSIRVRGGYQRQQQNSYNFSTATIYPRGEGYVSYDRLRAGSFEYRMPIADMHLALGRWLYIQRLKGAGFFDLATGQSKVIRPTDGQQFNVQRYSRTTGLDLSFVFNVLRLRTPFEAGARTIYNVRTGSWEVQPLVLDIGF; translated from the coding sequence TTGAGCCTGGATAACTGCCGCGCCACCTTGTTTTCGGGGCCGCGCTTGGATTACTTAGCCAACCCAAACCTGCCGTTTATTCTGCTCTCGATGCGTAAAGCTCTGTTAATAAGTTTATTGGCCTGTGTAGGCGTTGTGCCGGCGATGGCACAACCCACGTTGCCGTTGCTCAACCAGGCGCCGGGCAACCTGCATTGGTATCGCTTGCGCACGGCGCATTTTCAGGTGCTGTATCCGCAAGGGTTCGAGCAGGCGGCCCAGCGCACGGCCCGCCGTCTGGAGCAGGTGTATCTGCCGGTGAGCGCCTCGCTGGAGCGGCCGCCGCGCCGCCTGTCGGTGGTGCTGCAAAACCAAACGACCAACAGCAACGGCTTCGCGACGCTCACGCCACGCCGCACGGAGTTCTACACCACGCCGCCACAAGATCCGTCGCTGGCCGGCACCCTCGATTGGCTCGATTTGCTGTCGGTGCACGAGTTTCGACATATCGTGCAGTACGAGAAGGCGTTGCAAGGCCTCTCAAAGCTGGCGTACGGCGTGGCGGGCTACGGTGGCCTGAGCCTGATGACGCTGGGCGTGCCCGACTGGTTTTTCGAAGGCGACGCCGTGGGCACCGAAACCGTGCTCACGCGCAACGGCCGCGGGCGCATCCCCAACTTCGACCTTGGCATGCGGGCCAACCTGCTGGCCGGGCGGCGCTTCAGCTACTCCAAAGCCGTGGCCGGCTCCTACCGCGACAATGTGCCCAATCATTATGTATTGGGTTATTTCTTAACGACTTACGCCAAGCGCCACACCGACCCCAACGTGTGGAGCGGCGTGCTGAACCGCTACTATAACTTCCCGGTATATCCGTTTTCGTTTTCCAACGGCCTAAAGCAAGGAACCGGCCTTACGGTCGAAAAGCTCTACCAACGCACGCTCAACGACCTCGACTCGACGTGGCACCAGCAGCAACAGCACCTGACGCTCACGCCAGCCACAGCTTTTCGGGTAGCCGCCAACCCGAAGATTTTCACCGAATACCAATATCCTCAGTATGTGAACGATAGCACAGTGCTGGCCGTCAAGACCGGCCTCGGCGATATCTCGCAGTTGGTGCTGCTGAGCCGAGACGGGCAGGAGCGACGGGCATTTGTGCAGGGCTTGGTCAATGATCCGGGTATGCTGTCGGTGGGCGGCGACAAAGTGTGCTGGCCCGAATACGGGTTGCACACGCGCTGGAGCCAGAAAATATATTCGGAGCTACGGGTGCTGGATTTGACTACGGGCCACCTGACGCGCCTGACCACCAAGAGTCGCTACACGGCCGCTGCCCTTTCTCCCGACGGCACCAAGCTCATTGCCGTGCGCAGCGACTCAGCTTACCACAACCAACTGGTGGTGCTGGATGCCCGCACCGGGCAACCGCAGCGCGTACTGCCCAACCCCGCGGGCGATTTTTATCAACAGCCCCGCTGGGGCGCCGATCAGCGGACAGTAGCCGTGGTGACTTTGAAACCAGCTGGCAAAACCATTGAGCTTGTTGACACCGAAACCGGCCAGCGGCGCGCCGTGCTGCCCGTTACCAACACCAACCTCAGCCAGCCGCAGCCATGGGGCAACTACGTGCTGTATAGTTCGCCGCAGTCGGGAATCGACAACCTGTATGCTGTGGAAATTAGCTCCGGCCGCGCATTTCAGGTGAGTTCGCGGCCCTTGGCAGCCTATCACGCCGCCGTTTCGCCCGACGGCCAACGACTTGCTTTTCAGGATTTTCGGGTGGAAGGCTCGCGCGTGGCCGAGATGCCGCTGGTACCTGCCAAGTGGCAGCCCGCCACCAACCAACCCGCCGCGCCGGTTGGCTACGCCGAGCCCTTGGTAAACCAAGACGAAGGTGCCCGCCTGGTCGGGGCCGTGTTGCCCGATTCAATTCCGGGAACGCAGCCGTTGCCCGCCGAGCGCTACCGGCGCCTGCCGCACGCACTTAATGCCTTTGGCTGGGGCCTGGTGCAAACTCCTTCTGGACAAGGAGTTACGCTGGGCGTGCGGTCGCAGGACTTACTGAGTACTACGCAGGCGGTAGCCGGGGTGAGCTACGATCAAGTGGAGCGCACCACCGGCTACTCCGCCGACGTCAGCTACCAAGGCTGGTTTCCGGTGCTGGATGCAGGCTTCAGCGGCGGGCAGCGCCGCACCAACATCCCCACCGCCGACGGCTTTATTAATGATAAATGGTCGTATAACCGCTTCACGGCCGGCGTGCGGCTGCCGTTGGCACTCACGCGCTCCAAGTACCAGCAGACGCTTTCGCTCGGAGCCTACTACAGCGGCGAGCAAGTGCGGGGCTACGATTCGCGCCTGCGCTACCGCGACCAGATCGGCAACAATTCGCTGCATGCGCTCAACTACACCCTGAGCTACTACCACGTGCTGAAGCAAAGCTACCGCGACGTGGCCCCCCGGTGGGGGCAAGTGCTGAGCGCCTCGTTTCGCAATACTCCTTTCAGCACGGGGTTGCAGGCACAGCAGTGGGCCGTCACGGGCGGGATGTACTTTCCGGGCCTGTTGAAGCACCACAGCATCCGGGTGCGCGGCGGCTACCAGCGCCAGCAGCAAAACAGCTACAATTTCAGCACGGCCACGATTTACCCGCGCGGCGAAGGGTACGTCAGTTACGATCGGCTGCGGGCCGGCAGCTTCGAGTACCGAATGCCCATTGCCGACATGCACCTGGCGCTCGGGCGGTGGCTCTACATCCAGCGCCTGAAAGGAGCGGGGTTCTTCGATCTGGCCACCGGCCAAAGCAAAGTCATTCGGCCCACCGACGGCCAGCAATTCAACGTGCAGCGCTACTCCCGCACCACCGGCCTGGATCTGTCTTTTGTGTTCAACGTGCTGCGGCTGCGCACGCCTTTCGAGGCTGGCGCCCGCACCATCTATAACGTGCGCACCGGCAGCTGGGAAGTGCAGCCGCTGGTGCTGGACATTGGCTTTTAG
- a CDS encoding PAS domain-containing protein, whose amino-acid sequence MQHPTPAEPVDFQLLFDALPVPYLALDLEFVLVAVNEMMCRAVDQPREALLGRHFHEVFPTNPLSDPDAVLQQWELTLEEVRARLRPVTMPVQRYNLPRTNGRTEVRYWQTTVRPVLGADRALRYLLCRAEDVTARLRMEQEGAFSKESYELLTRATHDTVWDVDLRRGSIWRNELFTERFGYPLGPEQATIEFWRSCVHPDDLAQLEARMNEALTGKDDLLNVEYRLRKADGTWAYVADRAFIVRDAEGAAIRLVGAMQDITDQRQAERELEQSAARFRVLTEAQQHMVWTTTAEGELDYINPYWEQYMGVSLAEARNWGWGAHAHPDDIEYARQERERTLRTGELFEVELRLRNTTSADYRWFLARASPVRDANGRITQWVGTATDIHDRREALALLQKKDQQLQRIIDTMPAYIALMTGPGHVLSFINDNLNKLLGGHGRRGLPVTQVVPDIAQSGLLQILDNLIVTKETFSVLEAPFTILNPDTQEPELHYYDFTYQPLLDEESQSQAVLMFAVEATERVLARREAEHLGAEISRRDERLRRMMEALPNISYINEASGVGHYVSPQWYAYTGLPGTAGIDEQWRLVIHPDDLARTEEEYVKARKEKRGWSFEIRFRRYDGEYRWFLNQTMPELDVRGNIVRWFGTNTDITELRQLQQRLEQQNQELTRTNQDLDNFVYTASHDLKQPINNMAGIFHELVGSAHFSDPDAGKLISMFERALQQIFDTIHNLSDLVQVQKLRQEILAEPIPLAGLTYEVLDSIRDQTSAIGAIIELDVAQVPVLEFVRPNLRSILYNLLSNAVKYSATDRTPRITIQSLWQEDHAVLVVQDNGLGIDLERYGSQLFQMFRRFHVHVEGSGMGLYLVNRIVQSHGGRLEVHSKVGEGTAFRVHFAAAGAALAAPREPILHSL is encoded by the coding sequence ATGCAGCATCCCACCCCCGCCGAGCCCGTCGATTTTCAGCTCTTGTTTGATGCGCTGCCTGTCCCTTACCTGGCGCTCGACCTAGAGTTCGTACTCGTGGCGGTCAACGAGATGATGTGCCGGGCCGTGGATCAGCCGCGGGAAGCGTTGCTGGGCCGGCATTTTCACGAGGTGTTTCCCACCAATCCGCTCTCCGACCCGGACGCCGTGCTGCAACAATGGGAGCTTACCCTCGAGGAAGTACGCGCGCGCTTGCGCCCCGTCACGATGCCCGTGCAGCGCTATAACTTGCCACGGACCAACGGCCGGACGGAGGTGCGCTACTGGCAAACCACGGTGCGCCCTGTGCTCGGTGCCGATCGGGCGTTGCGCTACTTGCTGTGCCGGGCCGAGGACGTGACCGCCCGCCTGCGCATGGAACAGGAAGGGGCCTTCAGCAAAGAAAGCTACGAGCTGCTGACCCGCGCCACCCACGACACGGTGTGGGATGTGGACCTGCGCCGCGGCAGCATCTGGCGCAACGAGCTGTTTACCGAGCGCTTTGGCTATCCGTTGGGGCCCGAACAAGCGACCATAGAGTTCTGGCGCAGCTGTGTACACCCTGACGATCTTGCGCAGCTCGAAGCCCGGATGAACGAAGCTTTGACCGGAAAAGATGACCTGCTGAACGTGGAGTATCGTCTGCGAAAAGCCGACGGCACCTGGGCGTATGTGGCTGACCGGGCGTTTATAGTGCGGGATGCCGAAGGCGCGGCCATCCGGCTGGTGGGCGCCATGCAGGACATTACCGACCAGCGCCAGGCCGAGCGCGAACTGGAGCAGAGCGCGGCCCGCTTCCGGGTGCTGACGGAAGCGCAGCAGCACATGGTCTGGACGACCACCGCCGAAGGTGAACTCGACTACATCAACCCGTACTGGGAGCAATATATGGGCGTGTCGCTGGCGGAGGCCCGCAACTGGGGCTGGGGTGCCCACGCGCACCCCGACGACATTGAGTACGCACGCCAAGAGCGCGAACGGACTTTGCGCACAGGTGAGCTATTCGAAGTCGAGTTGCGGCTGCGCAATACGACTTCGGCTGACTACCGCTGGTTTCTGGCCCGTGCCTCACCCGTCCGGGACGCCAACGGGCGCATCACGCAGTGGGTTGGGACGGCCACTGACATCCACGACCGGCGGGAGGCGCTGGCGCTTTTGCAGAAAAAAGACCAGCAACTGCAACGCATCATCGACACGATGCCGGCCTACATCGCCCTCATGACGGGCCCCGGCCACGTGCTGAGCTTTATCAACGACAATCTGAATAAGCTGCTGGGTGGTCACGGCCGGCGGGGCTTGCCCGTTACGCAGGTAGTGCCCGATATAGCCCAAAGCGGATTATTACAAATACTTGATAATCTGATAGTTACCAAGGAGACTTTTTCGGTCTTGGAAGCTCCCTTCACCATTCTGAACCCCGACACACAGGAGCCGGAGCTGCACTATTACGATTTTACGTACCAGCCGCTGCTCGACGAAGAAAGCCAGTCGCAGGCCGTGCTGATGTTTGCCGTGGAAGCCACCGAACGCGTGCTGGCCCGCCGCGAGGCCGAGCACCTAGGCGCGGAAATCAGCCGCCGCGACGAGCGGCTGCGGCGCATGATGGAGGCGCTGCCCAACATAAGCTACATCAACGAAGCGTCGGGAGTGGGCCATTACGTGAGCCCGCAGTGGTACGCCTACACCGGCCTGCCCGGTACGGCGGGCATCGACGAGCAGTGGCGCTTGGTCATTCACCCCGACGACCTGGCCCGAACGGAGGAAGAATATGTCAAGGCCCGCAAAGAAAAGCGGGGCTGGAGCTTCGAAATACGTTTCCGCCGTTACGATGGCGAGTACCGCTGGTTTCTGAATCAAACGATGCCTGAGCTGGATGTGCGGGGAAATATCGTGCGCTGGTTTGGCACCAACACCGACATCACGGAATTGCGCCAGCTTCAGCAGCGCCTCGAGCAGCAGAACCAAGAACTGACGCGCACCAATCAGGACCTCGACAACTTCGTGTACACCGCCTCCCACGACCTCAAGCAGCCCATCAACAACATGGCCGGCATCTTCCACGAACTCGTCGGGAGCGCCCACTTCAGCGACCCCGACGCCGGGAAACTCATTTCGATGTTTGAGCGGGCTTTGCAGCAGATTTTCGACACCATTCACAACCTCTCCGACCTAGTGCAGGTGCAGAAGCTGCGGCAGGAAATTCTGGCCGAACCCATCCCGCTGGCCGGCCTCACCTACGAAGTGCTCGACAGCATTCGCGATCAGACATCTGCCATCGGGGCCATCATCGAGCTGGACGTGGCCCAGGTGCCGGTGCTCGAATTTGTGCGCCCCAACCTGCGCAGCATCCTCTACAACCTGCTCAGCAATGCCGTGAAGTATTCCGCCACCGACCGCACGCCGCGCATCACCATTCAGAGCCTGTGGCAAGAAGACCACGCGGTGCTGGTAGTGCAAGACAACGGCCTGGGCATCGACCTGGAACGCTACGGAAGCCAACTGTTTCAGATGTTCCGGCGCTTTCATGTGCACGTCGAAGGCAGCGGCATGGGTTTGTACTTGGTCAACCGCATTGTGCAAAGCCACGGCGGCCGGCTCGAGGTACACAGCAAGGTAGGCGAAGGCACCGCGTTTCGGGTGCACTTTGCCGCCGCCGGAGCCGCCCTTGCCGCGCCCCGCGAGCCTATTCTGCACTCTTTATAA
- a CDS encoding YsnF/AvaK domain-containing protein, translating to MAHTVVGMFDSAAEAQQAAQQLQAAGFSLDNIDVASQSGNRYGTNSTSGSGSGVGGDASDYRNSSGTAVEGAADAVGRTADRTGNAASNALRPDRDPSDYQNTSGTATEGVADAAGRTGDSISNFFSNLFGGDDNDDTKRYAHVARRAGSIVTVHADSAERAHQAAKIMDDAGAVDVDERAAQYGYQSQGNSLNTTAQAGNAEGGMKAQVIEENLQVGKRVEQTGGARLRSRIVERPVEANVRLREEHVTVQRNPVDRPATDADFAAFKEGDVEITESAERAVVGKEARVVEEVSLGKEVTEREETIRDTVRKTEVDVEKLDGGTTRRTDDPNQNSRV from the coding sequence ATGGCACACACAGTAGTAGGAATGTTCGATTCGGCTGCCGAAGCGCAGCAGGCAGCACAACAACTGCAAGCAGCTGGTTTCAGCCTCGATAATATTGATGTGGCTTCGCAGAGCGGCAATCGCTACGGTACGAATAGCACCAGCGGCAGTGGCAGCGGAGTGGGCGGCGACGCTTCGGATTACCGCAACAGCAGCGGCACGGCCGTAGAGGGTGCCGCCGACGCCGTGGGCCGCACTGCCGACCGCACTGGCAATGCGGCCAGCAATGCCCTGCGCCCCGACCGTGACCCTTCTGATTATCAGAATACTAGTGGCACCGCTACTGAAGGTGTAGCCGATGCCGCCGGCCGTACGGGCGACAGCATCAGCAACTTTTTCAGCAACTTATTTGGCGGCGACGACAACGACGACACTAAGCGCTACGCCCATGTAGCCCGTCGGGCAGGTTCCATTGTGACGGTGCACGCTGACTCGGCCGAGCGCGCGCACCAAGCAGCCAAAATTATGGACGATGCCGGTGCCGTGGACGTAGACGAACGGGCCGCGCAGTACGGGTACCAGTCGCAAGGAAACAGCCTGAACACCACCGCCCAAGCTGGCAATGCCGAAGGCGGCATGAAGGCGCAGGTCATTGAAGAAAACCTGCAAGTAGGCAAGCGCGTGGAGCAAACCGGCGGTGCCCGCCTGCGCAGCCGCATCGTGGAGCGCCCCGTGGAAGCCAACGTGCGCCTTCGTGAAGAGCACGTAACCGTGCAGCGCAACCCCGTTGACCGTCCCGCTACGGATGCCGATTTTGCCGCCTTTAAAGAAGGCGACGTGGAGATTACGGAAAGCGCCGAACGGGCAGTTGTGGGCAAAGAAGCCCGCGTAGTGGAGGAAGTTTCGCTCGGCAAAGAGGTGACGGAGCGCGAAGAAACCATCCGCGACACCGTCCGCAAAACCGAAGTAGACGTGGAAAAACTCGACGGCGGCACCACGCGTCGCACCGACGACCCCAATCAGAATTCGCGCGTGTAA
- a CDS encoding aldo/keto reductase → MEYQKLGTTDVQVSRIAFGSWAAGGWMWGGTEQNDAVGAIRASYDLGITSIDTAPIYGQGLSEEIVGEAIKGLPRDKVQILTKFGMRWDEKKGDFGFKSKDNNGHDLDVYKYGGRDSIIKECEDSLRRLGTDYIDLYQQHWPDVTTPIAETMEAVSRLIEQGKVRAAGVSNYSVAQMEEAEKTLTLASNQVPYSMLRRNIEQDVVPYCLAHYKSILAYSPLQLGLLTGKIKPGQHFGEGDLRNTHPLYTDENINRTNAFLNKIRPLAESKNATLAQLVIAWTLKQPGITVALVGARNPEQATQNAKAADVNLSPEETHFISQNLNELHTVAA, encoded by the coding sequence ATGGAATATCAAAAACTAGGCACCACCGACGTACAGGTGTCGCGGATTGCATTTGGCAGCTGGGCAGCGGGTGGCTGGATGTGGGGCGGCACCGAACAGAACGACGCCGTAGGCGCCATTCGGGCCTCTTACGACCTGGGCATCACCTCCATCGACACAGCGCCTATTTACGGGCAAGGACTGAGTGAGGAAATTGTGGGCGAAGCCATCAAAGGGTTGCCGCGCGACAAAGTGCAGATTCTCACCAAGTTCGGCATGCGCTGGGATGAGAAAAAGGGCGACTTTGGCTTCAAAAGCAAAGACAACAACGGCCACGACCTCGACGTGTACAAATACGGCGGCCGCGACAGCATCATCAAGGAGTGCGAAGACAGCCTGCGCCGCCTCGGCACCGACTACATCGACCTCTACCAGCAGCACTGGCCCGACGTGACCACGCCCATCGCCGAAACCATGGAGGCCGTGTCGCGGCTGATTGAGCAAGGCAAAGTACGCGCCGCGGGGGTTTCCAACTATTCCGTCGCGCAAATGGAAGAAGCCGAAAAAACGCTCACGCTGGCTTCTAACCAAGTGCCGTACAGCATGTTGCGCCGTAACATCGAGCAAGATGTAGTGCCGTATTGCTTGGCCCACTACAAGAGCATTCTGGCCTACAGCCCCTTGCAGCTGGGCTTGCTTACGGGCAAAATCAAGCCGGGACAGCATTTTGGCGAAGGCGATTTGCGCAACACGCACCCGCTCTACACCGACGAAAACATCAACCGCACCAACGCCTTTCTCAACAAGATCCGCCCGCTGGCCGAAAGCAAAAACGCCACTCTGGCGCAGCTCGTCATTGCCTGGACGCTGAAGCAGCCCGGCATCACGGTGGCGCTAGTCGGGGCCCGCAACCCGGAACAAGCCACCCAAAACGCCAAAGCCGCCGACGTAAATCTCTCCCCAGAAGAGACGCATTTTATCTCTCAGAACCTCAACGAGTTGCATACAGTCGCGGCTTAG
- a CDS encoding META domain-containing protein has product MRSLLILLSLWISCGLGLLCCQKDKDVATAPGLLDRRWKVEQVGDFPVLASSYSESAKSYIEFVSSNNTTRGLAPCNSYNGTFALKAGSNQISISAQAATKIGCPANALENNYLSALPQVTRYEIEGNVLRLYDDQQTAPRLVFRLEP; this is encoded by the coding sequence ATGAGATCGCTACTTATTTTGCTTTCGCTGTGGATAAGCTGTGGACTGGGCTTGCTGTGTTGCCAGAAAGATAAAGACGTGGCAACCGCGCCGGGCTTACTGGACCGGCGCTGGAAGGTAGAGCAGGTGGGTGATTTTCCGGTGCTTGCCTCCAGCTACTCCGAGTCGGCCAAATCCTACATCGAATTTGTGTCTAGTAACAATACGACGCGCGGCCTAGCACCTTGCAACTCCTACAATGGCACTTTTGCGCTGAAGGCCGGCAGCAACCAAATCTCGATCAGCGCACAGGCGGCTACCAAAATTGGCTGCCCCGCCAATGCACTAGAAAACAACTACTTATCGGCGCTTCCTCAGGTAACACGCTACGAGATAGAGGGCAATGTGCTGCGCCTCTACGACGATCAGCAGACAGCCCCGCGGCTGGTATTTCGGCTGGAGCCGTAG
- a CDS encoding YsnF/AvaK domain-containing protein has protein sequence MDNPPDELPTRPQSAPAAPQPPLEPQPLTPLGTIPVIEEQARVGKQVVESGTVHISKSVSSQDQTLNIPLVHEEVKVERVVINQYVDTAPAVRYEGTTMVIPILREEVVVQKRLVLVEELHVTKLQVQTTQTEQVTLRKEEVTVNRATNPNPTTPIS, from the coding sequence ATGGACAACCCGCCCGATGAACTACCCACCCGACCCCAATCAGCCCCAGCTGCGCCGCAACCGCCGCTCGAACCCCAACCGCTCACCCCGCTTGGCACCATCCCGGTGATTGAGGAGCAGGCGCGCGTCGGCAAGCAGGTGGTGGAATCGGGCACGGTGCACATTTCCAAGAGCGTAAGTTCTCAGGACCAGACCCTTAACATTCCGCTCGTCCACGAAGAGGTGAAAGTCGAGCGCGTGGTGATCAACCAATACGTGGATACGGCGCCCGCCGTGCGCTACGAAGGCACGACTATGGTCATCCCGATTTTGCGAGAGGAAGTGGTGGTGCAAAAGCGGCTCGTGCTCGTGGAAGAGTTGCATGTGACCAAGCTGCAAGTCCAGACGACGCAGACCGAACAAGTCACGCTGCGCAAGGAAGAAGTGACCGTAAATCGTGCAACGAACCCCAATCCAACAACCCCTATATCATGA
- the msrA gene encoding peptide-methionine (S)-S-oxide reductase MsrA, which produces MIKLKLYWVGLLLLAVACSQSHSEKQTAMRSTAGKAPTNLTGLAVATFAGGCFWCTEEIFEEIRGVREVVSGYAGGKEQNPTYEQVGSGQTGHAESIQVYYDPKEITYQQLLDVFFLAGHDPTTLNRQGPDAGTQYRSIAFYRTPQEKQQIEATIQKVNASKHYSDPIVTQVLPFTEFWPAEDYHQGYFRLNPDNPYVQSVSTPKILKFRAAYPQLLKNPL; this is translated from the coding sequence ATGATCAAGTTGAAACTCTATTGGGTGGGCCTGTTGCTGCTAGCAGTGGCCTGCTCGCAAAGTCATTCTGAAAAGCAGACGGCCATGCGTTCCACGGCGGGCAAGGCGCCCACCAACCTGACAGGCTTGGCGGTGGCCACGTTTGCCGGGGGCTGTTTTTGGTGCACGGAAGAGATCTTTGAGGAGATTCGGGGCGTGCGCGAAGTGGTCTCGGGCTACGCCGGCGGTAAGGAACAGAACCCAACCTACGAGCAAGTGGGCAGCGGCCAAACCGGCCACGCCGAATCGATTCAGGTGTATTACGACCCGAAAGAAATCACCTACCAGCAGCTGCTCGATGTATTTTTCCTGGCTGGCCACGACCCCACTACGCTCAACCGCCAAGGTCCCGATGCCGGCACGCAGTACCGCTCCATTGCCTTCTACCGCACGCCCCAAGAAAAGCAGCAAATCGAGGCCACCATTCAGAAAGTGAACGCCTCAAAGCACTACTCCGACCCCATCGTAACGCAGGTGCTGCCCTTCACCGAGTTTTGGCCCGCCGAAGACTACCACCAAGGCTATTTCCGCCTGAACCCCGACAACCCTTATGTGCAAAGTGTTTCGACGCCCAAGATTCTGAAGTTTCGCGCGGCTTATCCGCAACTGCTGAAGAACCCTTTGTAG